The Rattus rattus isolate New Zealand chromosome X, Rrattus_CSIRO_v1, whole genome shotgun sequence genome has a window encoding:
- the LOC116888715 gene encoding small nuclear ribonucleoprotein E, whose product MAYRGQSQKVQKVMVQPINLIFRYLQNRSRIQVWLYEQVNMRIEGCIIGFDEYMNLVLDDAEEIHSKTKSRKQLGRIMLKGDNITLLQSVSN is encoded by the coding sequence ATGGCGTACCGTGGCCAGAGCCAGAAGGTGCAGAAGGTGATGGTGCAGCCCATCAACCTTATCTTCAGATACTTGCAAAATAGATCTCGAATTCAGGTGTGGCTGTATGAACAAGTGAATATGCGGATAGAGGGTTGTATTATTGGCTTTGATGAGTACATGAACCTCGTATTAGATGATGCAGAAGaaattcattctaaaacaaagtcAAGAAAACAACTGGGTCGGATCATGCTAAAAGGAGATAATATTACTCTGCTCCAAAGTGTTTCCAACTAG